A genomic region of Glycine max cultivar Williams 82 chromosome 15, Glycine_max_v4.0, whole genome shotgun sequence contains the following coding sequences:
- the LOC100820604 gene encoding dof zinc finger protein DOF1.5 isoform X2, whose translation MGEESQGIKLFGALITLKGGEVKKGEKGSEYERVEKRAEKIIPCPRCKSMETKFCYFNNYNVNQPRHFCKSCQRYWTAGGALRNVAVGAGRRKAKSPCHGAGDFMDGRAYETSEDENRFEMNQGHVAMPNTHFRQIFQAKRQRITSGAQHQGQ comes from the coding sequence atGGGCGAGGAATCTCAAGGGATTAAGCTGTTTGGTGCGCTGATTACATTGAAGGGTGGGGAAGTAAAGAAAGGAGAAAAAGGAAGCGAATATGAGAGGGTGGAGAAGAGAGCAGAGAAGATAATACCCTGCCCGAGATGCAAGAGCATGGAAACTAAATTCTGTTACTTCAACAACTACAACGTTAATCAGCCGAGGCATTTTTGCAAGAGCTGCCAGAGGTACTGGACGGCTGGTGGGGCCCTCCGAAACGTCGCGGTCGGCGCCGGGCGCCGGAAGGCTAAGTCACCGTGCCATGGAGCCGGTGACTTCATGGATGGGCGTGCCTATGAAACTTCTGAAGATGAAAACAGGTTTGAGATGAATCAGGGACACGTTGCCATGCCCAACACTCATTTCCGCCAGATTTTTCAGGCCAAGCGCCAGAGAATCACCTCAGGAG
- the LOC100784821 gene encoding protein trichome birefringence-like 19: protein MSGSIPKGAFLLPLTLFLIVLLLPLFRNFIQSSPKTYASNLETKETRRCNIFSGNWVPYPKEPYYNNETCPFILDQINCIKNGRPDRDFLKLRWKPHHCELPLFDATQFLELVRGKSMAFVGDSMGRNQLESLLCLINTVAHPEDITEKYTSNDNIFFRWWFVPDYNFTVTTMWSPFLVKFNDSDPTGRGFYSATKLYLEEADEAWRSKIKDFDFVVFSTGQWFFRPLTFYEKGQVVGCQKCENSTELNYYGYKKAFQTAFRTIRKLEGFKGLAFLVTHSPEHFENGAWNEGGTCNRTKPFEEKGVYENGDIVEALHQIQVEEFNAAREKGLRFGLIDITDAMGMRADAHPGRFRLGGNNNNNLNVNDCVHWCSPGAVDTWNEFLLYLMKLEAEIQHKHKGNML, encoded by the exons ATGTCAGGAAGCATTCCCAAAGGTGCGTTCTTATTACCCCTCACTCTGTTTCTCATCGTGCTACTCCTTCCTCTGTTCAGAAACTTCATTCAATCATCTCCAAAGACATATGCCAGCAACTTGGAAACCAAAGAAACAAGGAGATGCAacatattttcaggaaactgggtTCCTTACCCCAAAGAACCTTACTACAACAATGAAACCTGCCCTTTCATATTAGACCAGATTAATTGCATCAAGAATGGTAGACCCGACAGAGATTTCCTCAAATTAAGGTGGAAACCTCATCATTGTGAGCTTCCTCTGTTTGATGCGACTCAGTTCCTGGAGCTAGTACGAGGAAAGTCAATGGCCTTTGTTGGAGACTCAATGGGGAGAAATCAACTAGAGTCCTTACTGTGCCTCATAAATACT GTTGCACATCCCGAGGACATTACAGAGAAATATACATCAAACGATAACATATTTTTCagatggtggttcgtgcctgaTTACAATTTTACAGTTACAACAATGTGGTCACCATTTTTAGTGAAGTTCAACGACTCAGATCCCACTGGTCGTGGTTTCTACAGCGCCACGAAGCTTTATCTAGAAGAGGCAGATGAAGCATGGAGAagcaaaattaaagattttgaCTTTGTGGTGTTCTCAACGGGACAGTGGTTCTTCCGACCATTAACGTTCTATGAGAAGGGGCAAGTTGTCGGGTGTCAAAAATGCGAGAACAGTACAGAGCTTAACTACTATGGGTACAAGAAGGCGTTTCAAACAGCTTTTAGGACTATCAGAAAGCTTGAAGGGTTCAAGGGGTTGGCTTTTTTGGTGACTCACTCTCCGGAGCACTTTGAGAACGGGGCGTGGAATGAAGGTGGGACTTGTAACAGAACAAAGCCATTTGAAGAAAAGGGGGTTTATGAAAATGGGGATATTGTGGAAGCGTTGCATCAGATACAAGTGGAGGAGTTTAATGCAGCGAGAGAAAAGGGTTTGCGGTTTGGTTTGATAGATATAACTGATGCAATGGGGATGAGGGCTGATGCACACCCCGGTAGGTTTAGGCTTGGGgggaataataataacaatttgaaTGTGAATGACTGTGTTCACTGGTGCTCCCCAGGTGCTGTTGACACTTGGAATGAGTTTTTGCTGTATTTGATGAAATTGGAAGCTGAAATACAGCATAAACATAAAGGTAACATGTTATGA